The Polypterus senegalus isolate Bchr_013 chromosome 1, ASM1683550v1, whole genome shotgun sequence genomic sequence ATCAAAGGGCTGTTATTAAACAGTTCTCTCCTGGAGTCTCCAACCAGTAGCCCATGAAAAGTCATCATGGGGCATCCTAACTAGGTTATCAATTCACCTAGAGTGATCCTCTCTATTCACAAGAGCAGTGGCATGTACTCCAAAATGATCCTAGATTGTTAAGctccacattttatatatattatacgtATAACTCAGTGGAGAAAACTCAATCCGGCTGTGTCTAATTGCAGCCTGATTCTTCTGGTCACCACAACGGAAGTCTGCAACTGCCCTGAAGACGGGCACAAAGGTAAACAAGAGAACTTCATCTGCAAGGCTGAGATTTGGACTGTATAAAATTCTGATCCATTATTTCAACTAACTGCTAGGTAACTAAACAGCTGTACATTATCACAGGAAGATATTCTAAGAAAGTGATTCATTTTCATGAATATCTatctttaaaatatgttaaaatgctTAGTCATGGATGCATGTTTCTTTTACCTGTGGATCCACCAGCCAGCCGTGATAGAGAGGAATGTTAAGCAAGTCAAAGACGATGCATTCTGGAGTATACTCAAAATCTGACACTCCTGTGAAGCGTACGTTTACATCCAACCCTGTAGAGAGCTTTGAAAGGACTGCCATGGCATCACTCATATTCTAAACAAAAAAGTTTGCACATAAGAAAAGTTATGTATAAATATGATATGCATTTCCTCAATGTTGATCCTAGCCAACCAAATTAGGCATGTGTACACAATTTGGCAAGATAAAAGTGGCTTTAAAACTACTGAGatgttcacagttttttttttttgctaaataatacactacaaaatccagatgcatggTAAATACAGCTGTACATTTTTGCATTATACCCTTCAAAACCACTTTTACATACTTAATATCATATCGTAGCTGTCTATATTACTAAGGCATGCTTGGACTAATTCAGGAACACTACATAAGTGCATTAGTATGAAATATACATACTTGCTGAAAATTTAACTCCAGCCCTTCCGCATTTTCTCCTGGCTTTATCGATAAAATGCATTCCCCTGCAAAATGAAAGCATTTGTCCACTCTAGTATCAGATTATATTAAAATGGCAATCATACAGCATTGGATCTATAATGCTTTGTCTACAAAGTGATATAACTAAGAAACCTGGGGTAAATGACTTGAAAGAAcctgagaaaaaatatttaatgaaaaaacaaaaacaacattacaGAAACACCTAATTAAGACTCAAGAACAGTCCTTTGGAAGCAGGATTCAGAAGTGTTGCTGAAGTGCAAACCCATGTGTCTGGAGGTGAAGTAATACATTGGCCATGTTCAGTGGCATTAATGCCAAGAGACAAGTTACAACTTACTGActgccttgtgtgtgtgtgtgtgtgtgtccgtatCAACGACAGGTGATAGCGTCAAAATGGAGAGGCAAAGCAGACCAAGAGCCTCTGGTGCCCTGCGCTGAGGACTTCACAGCTAACCTTACAGAACGCTATCGTCACACAAACTGTTAAAGTACATGGGAAACTTTTGGCTGTGTTGTGCCACTGACACACgtggttttctttgttttgctgtCATGGTACCTTAAGCTGAGATTTACTGCCGTTCTGTACATTCGTTTCATTTGCATGTTATGTTGTGGGATATACAGACACAAAACAAATAGGATCCTTATTTAAAAGGGAAGATTTTACTTTATTGGCTTTATAAATAGTTAAACACAGAAATATATTGAAACAAATGTGCAATTCATGTACTCTGTCTTCAGAATACTCACCAAGATGTGCCATCAGCTCCTCTGTGGTGATCACTTCTGTCTGAGGTGGCAACTTAgcctaaaatacataaacaaaaaatctTGTCAGCTGAAATATTGAAAAGTTGAGGTTTAAGTGCAAAGTTAATAGCAGATCTACTTTTAATCATTTTGTCATAACTCTGCCTATTTTAATGGCTCTTTATATTTGCATGACTTTAGCATATTATGCATGCAAATGCTGTGCAGTTTAATAATGTACAGTTACATTTCTTTAACTGCACCGAACATGTACTGATTTTACACTAAAATACTAGTGAAGACAACTAAATGGAGGTCAAGAATGGTGTATGAAGAAAATAGAACTTAATACAGaataagaaaattaattattaGATTGAGATATGTTTAATCTTGCAGCTTATAAAGACTATGATTTTTATTTGGTTACCTTTTGGAAGAGAAGCAGGTTGGAGTATTACATTATCACCAAAAATAGGGACttctaaaacaaaacacattcatcTAACTTGTACGTACTGTGAtgcaaaaaaaactttgtttcatttaattattgGCTGAAGCATGTGATTAATTTATTACTGTTTGCAATTAAATCATGCAAATACATTGAGGATTTAAGTAAACAACTAACtgtgaaaaaaaggcaaaaagtgaCATCATTAATGATTCATTTCATGAAACCATTGGTAGATATGGCACAAACTTGGAGAACCTCTAACACCCTACTatgaattcaattttttttttaatttaagaccaGGCTTTCAATGATCAACAAAcagtatgaaaaataaacattcacatTGTTTGGGCATCAGATTAGGCCAAACTAGATGTTAACAGTGTCCCTTCAATGGCATAGCTGCCGCACTTCTGAATTACTGACAGTACCAAGAAGTGTACTGCATATTTGACGCTTCTACTTCACATTCTCTAAGCGAATCCAATTACAATAATTAACAATTACAATAattaacaatctttttttttttttttaacaataaatcaaatctAAAGTTTTAGATCATATCTAATGGCACATAATGGATTCAAGATTTTAAACTTTTAAGAATTcataggtggtgcagtggtagcactgctgctttgcagaaAGGAGactgtgggtttgcttcctgggtcctccctgcatggagagcactttgagtagtgagaaaagcactacataaatgtaaagaattattattattatattaatgagaGATTAAAACATGAAGTTGAATAAAAGTAACAGGTATAAGTGCACTACAGCTTTATGAAATTTACGGATTCTTCTTAATATTATAAAAGTCAAATATCAATGAACAAGTCAACAGAACTACTATGTGAtcaacaaatgaaagaaaaaaaacacacttagGTGAGACACAAACCTTCCAACGCAGAAATAAGACGTTCATGATTGCAAGCAAAGGGCAGGGTCCATTCTCACTCTGAGTTATGATTGGCGTTCTTTCTCCTTTCCAATTGATCCACTTCACAAAGTAATATGTAGGAACTGATTCTGACAAGGGTGCATGAGCTCCTTCTTCCGTAACATCAGCCATTGAATCTCTTTCTCCTTGAGCAGAGGAAGGCAGTGCAGATTTACACTCAGACAAACCAACATCAGATGTGCATGGAGAAGAAGCTGCTAGGTCAGTGCCCTCCTGACTTGCCAGGTCTGATGCTTGCACAGCACTCCCTATGCTGGACATGTTTACTGCAGCCTCtgaacatttgtcaaaaatgaATCCATGTTCAGAATCCAACTCATCTGGCAACGGATGGTCATTACTCAGTAGACTACTTTCCTCCGATTCTTTGGGTGTTTGGCCATCAGCCACCTCACTAACACCGGTTTCTAATGTTAGTTCCCTATCAAGCATATTTACATCTGCTAAATGAGAAGTGACTGCACTTTCGCTTATGTCACACTCCATACTGCCCTGCCTCTCTGCGCTTTCTTGGCTTTGCTCTTCCTCAACCTCTAACCTTTGTTCCACTGTGGGTTTTTTCATGACCTCTCCAACTTTTATATCCTGGCTGTCCATAATTTAGTTTTTGCTACAGATCCTTCAGGTAAACTTGGGATTTCTTTCTTACAACACCTCCAtctatacacaaaataataatgaacaactcactaaatgaaacaaaacatacagtaacTTTGAAGTCTTGATGACACACTGTTGCTTCCTGCTCTTACAAAATAATTCTTATCTAATTAACTTATTGAACTCTTCTACCCAGATGATTTTGTACCTTGAAACAGAAATATAATAAATGGCAACTAACTCAAGCTATAGAAATCTTTGACACTTTcacctcaaaacaaaaaaaaaaagaatttcaaacaattaaatatttcctACAAGGACAATAAGATATttgaataattatattaaaccTTATAAAGTGCAAAccccttttaaataaaacacagaacaaaatatattcactgaagaaaataaagttgtGGTGAAATCTGCAGTTAATGAAGCAAAGTCTACTTCTTCAATGTTAATcttgcttttcttcttttacatTTGAAGTAATTATCATCCAGCAGTCTAACAACATTAGACGTACAGAGGAGCATGGAGATCACATAACCTGTTTGGGAAACAAAAATCGATGCTggattatacattaaaaaaaaccagAGTAAACCTAAAATCCAAAAATCAtgttaaaagagaaaagaaaaatcatcatcatcatcctggaATGAATTTGTGTAGCCCTCATATaggaatgtggaagaaaaaaacatCTGCCATATCCTGCAGAGCCTGGACCTTAGCAGTAAAACACTGTAGATAAATACTGCTGGCTGCT encodes the following:
- the mindy1 gene encoding ubiquitin carboxyl-terminal hydrolase MINDY-1, which gives rise to MDSQDIKVGEVMKKPTVEQRLEVEEEQSQESAERQGSMECDISESAVTSHLADVNMLDRELTLETGVSEVADGQTPKESEESSLLSNDHPLPDELDSEHGFIFDKCSEAAVNMSSIGSAVQASDLASQEGTDLAASSPCTSDVGLSECKSALPSSAQGERDSMADVTEEGAHAPLSESVPTYYFVKWINWKGERTPIITQSENGPCPLLAIMNVLFLRWKAKLPPQTEVITTEELMAHLGECILSIKPGENAEGLELNFQQNMSDAMAVLSKLSTGLDVNVRFTGVSDFEYTPECIVFDLLNIPLYHGWLVDPQSQDTVKAVGKLSYNQLVEKIILYKHSADNNQVSEGLVAEQFLESTASQLSYHGLCEVSTTAKEGELSVFFRNNHFSTMIKHKDHLYLLVTDQGFLQEENLVWESLHNVEGDGNFCNSEFRLNHPPDTLALQPQPVTAQGQAAVKQQEQQRQIDQDYMVAMSLQQQQQQGPNALSDLELARQLQQEEYQQHHQQQPLPPQQMQRGQQAARQGPERKQKKEDSDCVIL